The Nocardioides luti genome contains a region encoding:
- the glnT gene encoding type III glutamate--ammonia ligase has product MNAERANLAELCEASGTTFVLALFVDLNGKPCAKLVPVEAIEQLIDEGVGFAGYAVGAIGQEPKDPDIMAMPDATSFTPIPFVKPGLAIVHCDPWVSGKPWPFAPRVILQEVVARAAAAGFSPYAGAEVEYFLLKRDAGGALVPADSDDVAAQPCYDARGVTRMYDHLASISTAMNALGWGNYANDHEDGNGQFEQNFQYAEALTTADRVITLRYLLNVMAHERGMIATFMPKPFSNRTGSGLHLHLSLRDASTGEPVFPAGADGTDADVDGFGLSTTARSFVAGVLAHATALQAVIAPTVNSYKRTGAIASSASGATWAPKLPTYGGNDRTHYVRVPDDQRIELRGGDGSANPYLAVAAAVGAGLDGIAGGAVLGDVGSGPDTPFPATLLSAVEAFEADPVIRGVLDAAGPGVSDYFAHLKKNEFFAYHAAVSEWEIERYLTAF; this is encoded by the coding sequence ATGAACGCTGAGCGTGCAAACCTCGCCGAGTTGTGCGAGGCGTCGGGCACGACCTTCGTGCTCGCCCTGTTCGTGGACCTGAACGGCAAGCCCTGCGCGAAGCTCGTGCCCGTCGAGGCGATCGAGCAGCTCATCGACGAGGGCGTCGGGTTTGCGGGGTACGCCGTGGGCGCGATCGGCCAGGAGCCGAAGGACCCGGACATCATGGCGATGCCGGATGCGACGTCGTTCACGCCCATCCCGTTCGTGAAGCCGGGGCTCGCGATCGTGCACTGCGACCCTTGGGTCAGCGGGAAGCCGTGGCCCTTCGCGCCCCGGGTGATCCTCCAGGAGGTCGTCGCCCGGGCGGCCGCCGCGGGCTTCTCGCCCTATGCGGGCGCGGAGGTCGAGTACTTCCTGCTCAAGCGCGATGCGGGGGGTGCCCTGGTCCCGGCTGACAGCGACGACGTCGCGGCCCAGCCGTGCTACGACGCCCGCGGGGTCACGCGGATGTACGACCACCTCGCCTCGATCAGCACGGCGATGAACGCATTGGGCTGGGGCAACTACGCCAACGACCACGAGGACGGCAACGGGCAGTTCGAGCAGAACTTCCAGTACGCCGAAGCGCTGACCACCGCCGACCGGGTCATCACGCTGCGCTACCTGCTCAACGTCATGGCCCATGAGCGGGGCATGATCGCGACGTTCATGCCGAAGCCGTTCAGCAACCGCACCGGCTCCGGCCTGCATCTTCACCTGTCGCTGCGAGACGCCAGCACGGGCGAGCCGGTCTTCCCCGCAGGGGCCGACGGCACCGACGCCGATGTCGACGGGTTCGGGCTCTCCACGACGGCGCGGTCCTTCGTCGCGGGCGTGCTGGCCCATGCGACCGCCCTACAGGCGGTGATCGCCCCCACCGTCAATTCCTACAAGCGCACCGGTGCGATCGCCTCGAGCGCGAGCGGGGCGACGTGGGCGCCCAAGCTCCCGACGTACGGCGGCAACGACCGCACGCACTACGTGCGCGTCCCCGACGACCAGCGCATCGAGCTGCGCGGCGGCGACGGCTCGGCCAACCCCTACCTGGCGGTCGCGGCGGCCGTGGGTGCCGGGCTCGACGGCATTGCCGGTGGTGCCGTGCTCGGTGATGTGGGCAGCGGCCCGGACACGCCGTTCCCCGCGACGCTCCTCAGCGCGGTCGAAGCGTTCGAGGCCGACCCCGTGATCCGTGGCGTCCTCGACGCGGCGGGACCGGGGGTCTCCGACTACTTCGCACACCTGAAGAAGAACGAGTTCTTCGCCTACCACGCCGCGGTCTCCGAGTGGGAGATCGAGCGCTACCTCACGGCCTTCTAG
- a CDS encoding ATP-grasp domain-containing protein, which translates to MTSVDAAVATARYGVVLPGGDSEMLALSESRDSLSCNVPYGSRQSVRLILDKLDMTAAARRAGLSVPHTELATDEALSAVSRTIVLKSRSHAQLRSETLVSSDIDELRAAARAMRARGAEPLLQEHVTGQLVAVSVVMGNEGRVLAAVQQRAMSLWPPEAGVSVFAKTVEIESDLVDLLTSFLASIGWRGLAEAQFLDSARGPLLIDVNGRCYGSMALAAAAGVDLAAIWATAATIGDVVAPRARSGMRYQWLYGDLRSGWRTGRQVMQPLMRAWKSTHSVWDLRDPYPSMAYLRILIRSALRRRDA; encoded by the coding sequence GTGACCTCGGTGGATGCCGCTGTTGCCACCGCACGATATGGCGTGGTCCTGCCCGGCGGCGACTCTGAGATGCTGGCGCTATCTGAATCTCGAGACTCACTCTCTTGCAACGTGCCGTACGGCAGCCGGCAATCCGTACGCCTGATACTCGACAAGCTCGACATGACGGCAGCCGCGCGTCGTGCGGGCCTGAGCGTGCCGCACACGGAGCTGGCCACCGACGAGGCGCTGTCCGCGGTGAGCCGCACGATAGTGCTCAAGTCGCGCTCCCACGCCCAACTGCGTTCAGAGACGTTGGTCTCGTCTGACATTGATGAGCTGCGAGCGGCGGCACGCGCTATGCGCGCACGCGGTGCGGAGCCCCTGTTGCAGGAGCACGTCACCGGACAGCTGGTTGCCGTATCGGTGGTCATGGGTAATGAGGGTCGGGTGCTCGCCGCCGTGCAGCAACGAGCGATGAGCTTGTGGCCTCCCGAAGCGGGCGTCAGCGTCTTTGCCAAGACCGTCGAGATCGAATCCGACCTCGTTGACTTACTCACCAGCTTCTTAGCCTCAATCGGCTGGCGCGGCCTCGCCGAGGCACAGTTCCTCGACTCCGCCCGAGGACCGCTCCTCATCGACGTCAACGGCCGCTGCTACGGGTCGATGGCGCTCGCGGCCGCCGCTGGGGTCGACCTCGCCGCAATATGGGCCACGGCCGCCACGATCGGCGATGTCGTGGCACCGCGGGCGCGCAGCGGCATGCGCTACCAGTGGCTGTACGGCGACCTGCGTAGCGGCTGGCGCACAGGCCGCCAGGTCATGCAACCCCTTATGAGGGCATGGAAATCCACTCACTCCGTGTGGGACCTCCGAGACCCATACCCGAGTATGGCGTACCTCCGCATACTCATCAGAAGTGCACTGCGGCGAAGAGACGCCTAG
- a CDS encoding histidine phosphatase family protein — protein sequence MLTSDIIRAQQAAAIIGTTLRLEPETDPLSCECHYGTWQGSDSAEAIWDDTLRHPLTARCGHLRQPHPRGGRVTSPGERLGHSADAQSVDKCTDADQLVEPVAGGSRLKNRVPDGALQVAVVTLRVDATRAQQAQALVVQLRVRAGRAQMATRRSTE from the coding sequence TTGCTGACCTCGGACATCATCCGGGCGCAGCAGGCCGCAGCCATCATCGGCACGACGCTGCGGCTCGAACCGGAGACTGACCCGTTGTCGTGCGAGTGTCACTACGGCACCTGGCAAGGCAGCGACAGTGCCGAAGCGATCTGGGACGACACATTGCGGCATCCGTTGACCGCTCGTTGTGGTCACCTACGACAACCTCATCCTAGAGGCGGTCGGGTTACCTCTCCGGGAGAACGGCTCGGGCATTCGGCTGATGCTCAATCAGTCGACAAGTGCACGGACGCCGACCAACTGGTCGAGCCCGTTGCCGGAGGTTCGCGTCTCAAGAACCGAGTGCCCGACGGAGCGCTTCAAGTCGCCGTGGTGACCCTGCGGGTGGACGCAACAAGGGCCCAGCAAGCCCAAGCCCTCGTTGTTCAACTCCGGGTTCGAGCTGGACGTGCACAAATGGCTACACGTCGCAGTACTGAATGA
- the bluB gene encoding 5,6-dimethylbenzimidazole synthase, giving the protein MTWNRPVPLLGDQTSAAERAAEVEGWAFPQTARETFYDVVAARRDVRRFRPDPVDPETVRRVLAAAHMAPSVGHSQPWRFIVVSDPATRDRAARMADEQRLRQARQMDPEAGRRLLDLQLEGIREAPLGVVVACDRRTAAAGVLGRATFPDADVWSCACAIQNLWLAARAEGLGIGWVTLFEQKDLEGLVGVPDGVVTLGWLCLGWPDERPPAPGLERAGWSRRQPVEDVIFAERWSVTTPAPPSHLRAPQNDAVVGARDHADVLLSPPGSLGLLDRYVDRVEAAMQGRAHHTPTGRLLLVAGRHPVTAHGVSAYRDSVTEDVIAASHVGESAGAVAAAAAGLDFEVVDAGSATGDLVTTDALTAEQVSSLIERGRRRGADAGQEHRLVALGEVGIGNTTVAAALAAALLDLSAAEVVGLGAGADTTMVRRKTEVVEAAVARMRAGSGEDRLLPEQVLAAVGGPEFCVLAGAVLGAASTGAVSVLDGLATSVAALVAVRIEPGAAAYLVAGQRSRERAHAAVLEHLGLEPLLDLRLRAGEGVGASLAVAMLISGLKLRQGIGRTAP; this is encoded by the coding sequence ATGACCTGGAACCGCCCGGTACCCCTCCTCGGTGACCAGACCTCGGCGGCCGAGCGGGCCGCCGAGGTCGAGGGCTGGGCCTTCCCGCAGACCGCCCGGGAGACGTTCTACGACGTCGTCGCTGCCCGTCGAGACGTACGCCGCTTCCGGCCCGACCCGGTCGACCCGGAGACGGTGCGCCGTGTGCTGGCGGCTGCACACATGGCGCCGTCGGTCGGGCACAGCCAGCCCTGGCGGTTCATCGTGGTCTCCGATCCGGCCACCCGGGACCGGGCCGCCCGGATGGCCGACGAGCAGCGGCTGCGTCAGGCCCGCCAGATGGACCCCGAGGCGGGCCGGCGGTTGCTCGACCTGCAGCTCGAAGGCATCCGCGAGGCTCCGCTCGGCGTGGTCGTCGCCTGCGACCGGCGCACGGCGGCTGCGGGGGTGCTCGGCCGGGCGACGTTCCCCGACGCCGATGTGTGGTCGTGCGCATGCGCCATCCAGAACCTCTGGCTGGCCGCGCGCGCCGAGGGCCTGGGCATCGGCTGGGTCACCCTCTTCGAGCAGAAGGACCTCGAGGGTCTGGTTGGCGTGCCTGATGGAGTGGTCACACTGGGCTGGCTCTGCCTTGGGTGGCCCGACGAGCGGCCGCCCGCCCCGGGACTGGAGCGGGCAGGCTGGTCGCGGCGTCAGCCGGTCGAGGACGTGATCTTCGCCGAGCGGTGGAGCGTAACCACGCCGGCACCGCCCTCGCACCTGCGGGCCCCGCAGAACGACGCCGTGGTGGGAGCGCGGGACCATGCCGACGTACTGCTCTCGCCGCCGGGATCCCTCGGCCTGCTGGACCGCTACGTCGACCGGGTCGAGGCCGCGATGCAGGGACGCGCGCACCATACCCCCACCGGCCGGTTGCTGCTGGTGGCCGGACGGCACCCGGTGACTGCCCACGGCGTCTCCGCCTACCGCGACTCCGTGACTGAGGACGTGATTGCGGCCAGCCACGTCGGGGAGTCCGCCGGTGCGGTCGCCGCGGCAGCCGCCGGCCTCGACTTCGAGGTAGTCGACGCGGGTTCGGCGACCGGTGACCTCGTGACAACCGACGCCCTCACCGCCGAACAGGTCTCAAGCCTGATCGAGCGTGGCCGACGACGCGGGGCAGATGCAGGACAGGAGCACCGGCTGGTGGCCCTCGGAGAGGTCGGCATCGGCAACACCACCGTGGCTGCGGCTCTTGCAGCAGCGCTGCTCGACCTGTCCGCCGCCGAGGTGGTGGGGCTCGGGGCAGGCGCGGACACCACGATGGTGCGGCGTAAGACCGAAGTCGTGGAAGCCGCGGTGGCGCGGATGCGTGCAGGGAGCGGAGAGGACCGGCTCCTCCCTGAGCAGGTGCTGGCCGCCGTCGGCGGACCGGAGTTCTGCGTCCTCGCCGGCGCCGTGCTCGGCGCCGCGTCGACCGGAGCGGTCAGCGTCCTGGATGGCCTCGCCACGAGCGTCGCGGCGCTGGTCGCCGTGCGCATCGAGCCCGGTGCTGCGGCGTACCTCGTAGCCGGCCAGCGCAGCCGCGAACGCGCACACGCTGCCGTCCTGGAGCACCTGGGTCTCGAACCGTTGCTCGACCTGCGCCTCCGGGCCGGGGAGGGCGTCGGAGCATCGTTGGCGGTCGCCATGCTGATCAGCGGACTCAAGCTACGCCAGGGGATCGGCCGCACGGCGCCATGA